A genome region from Hymenobacter tibetensis includes the following:
- a CDS encoding pyridoxal phosphate-dependent aminotransferase, with protein MLQVSQRGQDIPASPFRKMTPFADAAKRRGLTVHHLNIGQPDIETPPAVMAAVQQVDIRVLEYSPSAGHLSYRLKLADYYQRAGINVTANDLLITTGGSEAILFALMCCLNPGDELIVPEPFYGNYTAFAVAAGITLVPVTSYIEDGFALPPLTDFEQVITPRTRAIMICNPNNPTGYVYSRAELTGVLELCRKHDLFLLSDEAYREFCYDAPYISALHLPDADQHVVLLDTISKRYSACGARIGAFVTKNKDLQEAALRFAQMRVSPPGLAQLLGEAATDLPDSYFDLTKAEYQARRDLLVARLRQMPGVFCPTPGGAFYVLCHLPVDDTDRFAQWLLEKFEHNGETLMVSPAAGFYATPGLGQQQIRLAYVVNQTSINRAMDCLALALQQYPGRIEPQAQAQDVQKAQAHA; from the coding sequence ATGTTGCAAGTATCACAGCGCGGTCAGGATATTCCGGCTTCTCCGTTTCGTAAAATGACACCCTTCGCCGACGCTGCAAAGCGGCGTGGCCTGACGGTGCACCACCTCAACATCGGGCAACCCGATATTGAAACGCCTCCGGCGGTGATGGCGGCGGTGCAGCAGGTAGATATTCGGGTGCTGGAGTACTCCCCAAGTGCGGGCCACTTAAGCTACCGCCTCAAGCTAGCCGACTACTATCAGCGCGCCGGCATCAACGTGACGGCCAACGACCTGCTGATTACCACGGGGGGCAGTGAGGCTATTCTGTTTGCCTTGATGTGCTGCCTCAACCCCGGCGACGAACTGATTGTACCAGAGCCGTTTTACGGCAACTATACGGCGTTTGCCGTGGCGGCCGGCATCACGCTGGTGCCCGTCACGTCGTACATCGAAGACGGGTTTGCATTGCCGCCACTCACCGATTTCGAGCAGGTGATTACGCCCCGGACGCGCGCCATCATGATTTGCAACCCCAACAATCCTACCGGCTACGTGTATAGCCGCGCGGAGCTGACGGGGGTATTGGAGCTGTGCCGCAAGCACGACCTGTTTTTGCTTTCCGACGAGGCCTACCGCGAGTTCTGCTACGATGCGCCCTACATCAGCGCGCTGCACCTCCCCGACGCCGACCAGCACGTGGTGTTGCTTGATACCATATCCAAGCGCTATAGTGCCTGCGGAGCCCGTATTGGCGCCTTCGTTACCAAGAACAAGGACTTGCAAGAAGCGGCTTTGCGGTTTGCACAGATGCGCGTGAGTCCGCCCGGCTTGGCGCAGCTCTTGGGAGAAGCCGCCACCGACCTTCCTGATTCTTACTTCGACCTCACGAAAGCCGAGTACCAAGCCCGCCGCGACTTATTGGTGGCGCGCCTACGCCAAATGCCGGGCGTGTTCTGCCCTACGCCCGGCGGTGCTTTCTACGTGCTCTGCCACCTCCCCGTCGATGATACCGACCGGTTTGCGCAGTGGCTTCTAGAGAAGTTCGAGCACAACGGCGAGACGCTCATGGTGTCGCCGGCCGCTGGTTTCTACGCCACGCCGGGCCTCGGCCAGCAGCAGATTCGCTTGGCATACGTGGTAAACCAAACCTCTATCAACAGAGCCATGGACTGCCTGGCGTTGGCATTGCAACAATATCCTGGTCGGATAGAGCCCCAAGCACAGGCGCAGGACGTTCAGAAGGCGCAGGCTCACGCCTAA
- a CDS encoding DinB family protein, producing MTSSPTPQPEFWLRGPLPNVPPLLQPIAHALLQARQEVETALADFPDAHLTARPAGVASVGFHLRHLAGVLDRMQTYARHQPLSETQLAYLAAENNVPTAPGSTTALVQHFRETVDQLLAYLPTVPESSLPEFRPVGRKQLPSTVIGLLIHAAEHTTRHVGQLLVTARVVQAGLG from the coding sequence ATGACATCTTCTCCTACACCTCAACCCGAATTCTGGTTGCGCGGCCCGCTACCCAACGTGCCGCCCTTGTTGCAACCCATAGCGCACGCGCTGCTGCAAGCCCGCCAAGAAGTGGAAACCGCCCTAGCTGATTTTCCCGATGCACACCTAACAGCCCGGCCCGCCGGCGTGGCGTCGGTAGGCTTCCATCTGCGGCACCTAGCTGGCGTGCTCGACCGAATGCAAACCTACGCCCGTCATCAGCCCCTCTCCGAAACCCAGTTAGCCTATTTAGCGGCCGAAAATAACGTGCCGACTGCCCCTGGTAGTACTACCGCTCTGGTGCAGCATTTCCGAGAAACCGTAGACCAACTGCTTGCCTACCTGCCTACCGTGCCAGAAAGTAGTTTGCCAGAGTTCCGGCCAGTGGGCCGTAAGCAGCTACCAAGCACTGTTATAGGTTTGCTGATACATGCCGCCGAGCATACCACTCGCCACGTCGGCCAACTGCTCGTGACGGCCCGGGTGGTGCAAGCCGGCTTGGGGTAG
- a CDS encoding SDR family oxidoreductase, giving the protein METKPTSLPPQAQDQQPGIEQGMTPRPEYIRPGYKGSDKLQGKIALITGGDSGIGRSVAVHFAREGADVAFTYLPSEEQDAYETRQLVEQEGRRCLSLPGDLRDPQFCQSIVDQVVQELGGLNILVNNAAEQFVSTDLTEVSDQQFEDTFQVNFFSFVRVTRAALAHLKEGDCIINTSSINAYRGNQQLVDYTSTKGAITAFTRSMAQQLAEKKIRVNSVAPGPIWTPLIPASFPPEKVASFGKDTTMKRPGQPSEVGTCYVFLASDDSTYITGQALHPNGGEILNT; this is encoded by the coding sequence ATGGAAACGAAACCAACATCCCTACCGCCCCAGGCCCAAGACCAGCAGCCCGGCATCGAACAGGGAATGACACCCCGGCCGGAGTATATCCGCCCCGGTTATAAAGGCAGCGACAAGCTACAAGGCAAAATAGCCCTCATCACCGGCGGCGACTCTGGCATTGGCCGCTCTGTTGCCGTGCACTTCGCTCGGGAGGGGGCCGATGTCGCCTTCACTTACCTGCCTAGCGAAGAGCAGGACGCCTACGAAACTCGGCAACTAGTGGAGCAGGAAGGCCGCCGGTGCCTGTCGTTGCCTGGCGACCTCCGCGACCCGCAGTTCTGCCAGTCCATCGTCGACCAAGTTGTACAAGAGCTAGGCGGCTTGAACATCCTGGTTAACAATGCCGCCGAGCAGTTCGTGAGCACCGACCTGACGGAAGTGTCCGACCAGCAGTTTGAAGATACGTTCCAGGTGAACTTCTTCTCGTTTGTGCGGGTAACCCGCGCCGCATTGGCTCACCTCAAGGAAGGCGACTGTATCATCAACACGTCGTCTATCAACGCCTACCGTGGCAACCAGCAACTAGTGGACTATACGTCCACCAAAGGCGCCATTACGGCCTTCACCCGCTCCATGGCGCAGCAACTTGCTGAAAAGAAAATCCGCGTCAACAGCGTAGCACCAGGCCCCATCTGGACGCCCTTAATTCCGGCCAGCTTCCCACCAGAGAAAGTAGCTTCCTTCGGCAAGGACACCACAATGAAGCGCCCCGGTCAACCGTCCGAGGTTGGTACGTGCTACGTGTTCCTGGCCTCCGACGACTCCACGTACATCACCGGGCAGGCGCTGCACCCCAACGGCGGCGAAATCCTGAATACGTAG
- the icd gene encoding NADP-dependent isocitrate dehydrogenase encodes MAEKITIKNGKLNVPDQPIIPFIEGDGTGPDIWAASVRVFDAAVEKAYGGSRKLAWKEVLAGEKSFKQTGNWLPNETLDAFREYLVGIKGPLTTPVGGGIRSLNVALRQELDLYSCVRPVRWFDGVPSPVKQPELTDMVIFRENTEDIYAGIEYMNGTPQAQKMLEFLQDEMGVKKIRFPETSSFGIKPVSKEGTERLVRAAILYAIEHKKPSVTIVHKGNIMKFTEGAFKTWGYELAEKEFGDKVYTWSQYDRVLAKQGQEVADAQQKAALDGGKILIKDSIADAFLQQILLRPAEYSVVATLNLNGDYISDALAAIVGGIGIAPGANINYVTGHSIFEATHGTAPKYAGLDKVNPGSVILSGAMMFEHMGWQEAADLIYKGLEAAIASKRVTYDFERLMEGATLLKCSEFGDEIINRM; translated from the coding sequence ATGGCAGAAAAAATCACCATCAAAAACGGCAAGCTGAATGTACCCGACCAGCCCATCATTCCCTTCATTGAAGGCGATGGTACCGGTCCGGACATCTGGGCGGCCTCTGTGCGAGTATTTGACGCGGCTGTAGAAAAAGCCTACGGTGGTTCGCGTAAGCTGGCGTGGAAAGAAGTGTTAGCTGGTGAAAAGTCTTTCAAGCAAACGGGTAATTGGCTCCCTAACGAAACCCTCGATGCTTTCCGCGAATACCTCGTGGGAATCAAAGGCCCCCTAACCACGCCCGTTGGCGGCGGCATCCGTTCCCTGAATGTGGCCCTGCGCCAGGAGCTAGACCTGTACTCGTGTGTGCGCCCCGTGCGCTGGTTCGATGGCGTTCCTTCGCCCGTTAAGCAGCCCGAGCTGACCGATATGGTGATCTTCCGGGAGAACACCGAAGACATTTACGCGGGCATTGAGTACATGAACGGCACTCCGCAGGCGCAGAAAATGCTGGAATTTCTGCAAGACGAGATGGGCGTGAAAAAAATTCGCTTCCCCGAAACGTCGTCGTTTGGTATCAAGCCGGTTTCCAAGGAAGGCACCGAGCGGTTGGTACGGGCCGCTATTCTATACGCTATTGAGCACAAGAAACCTTCGGTAACGATTGTGCACAAAGGCAACATCATGAAGTTCACGGAAGGCGCCTTCAAAACCTGGGGCTACGAGTTGGCTGAAAAGGAATTCGGCGACAAAGTGTACACCTGGAGCCAGTACGACCGGGTGCTAGCCAAGCAGGGCCAGGAAGTAGCCGACGCGCAGCAGAAAGCAGCTCTTGACGGCGGCAAGATCCTGATCAAGGATAGCATTGCCGATGCCTTCCTGCAGCAGATCCTGCTCCGCCCCGCCGAGTACTCGGTGGTAGCTACCCTGAACCTGAACGGCGACTATATCTCCGACGCCCTGGCCGCCATTGTAGGTGGTATTGGTATTGCGCCCGGCGCCAACATCAACTACGTGACTGGGCACTCCATCTTCGAAGCTACGCATGGCACCGCACCCAAGTACGCCGGCCTCGACAAAGTGAACCCCGGTTCGGTTATCCTCTCCGGTGCCATGATGTTCGAACACATGGGCTGGCAGGAAGCCGCCGACCTCATCTACAAAGGCCTAGAAGCCGCCATTGCCTCCAAGCGCGTCACCTACGACTTCGAGCGCCTAATGGAAGGGGCTACCCTGCTGAAATGCAGCGAGTTCGGCGACGAGATTATCAACCGGATGTAG
- a CDS encoding M16 family metallopeptidase translates to MKKSFLLLVPALATLGLTQCQTSKPAATAATTAPASSAAPAQKEKEYKYQTVEGDPLKARIYTLDNGLTVYLSDYDDAPRIQTYLAVRAGSKNDPATATGLAHYLEHMVFKGTSKLGTQNWTAEKTELAKIEALYEQYRSQRNDPAARKRTYHQIDSISSVAAKYAVANEYDKVMGAIGAKGSNAYTSVEQTVYQEDIPSNQLEKWAAIQSERLGEMVPRLFHTELEAVYEEKNRGLDNDFSKEFEALSATLFQKHPYGTQTTIGTIEHLQNPSITEIKRYFDKYYVPNNVALCLSGDLDYDQTIRIIDQYFGKLANKPVPAFEVPQEAPITAPITKEIVGPDAENVMLGFRFPGSTSREALVLRMMDKILTNGQAGLIDLNLNQQQKVLQAASFTMLNNDYSAHVLYATPRQGQKLEEVRGLLLAQLAKVKKGDFPDWLVPAIINNEKLQRTKSYESNESRAGAFVDAFVARQDWKEYLKQIDDFASITKEEVMRVANKYYGPGYAVIYKRTGKDPNAVKVVKPAITPVPVNREVASDFYKQVTGLSSPELQPVFLDYKKDIQETKLASGIPVFYTHNTENNLFNLYYVLDLGTNNDPKLGLAADYLQYLGTDKYTAEQLQQEFYKLGCSFAVSSGQDRIFVSLSGLDSNMEPALQLFESLLDAPKPDAAALRNMVAGVLKSRQDAKLNKQVILSQAMVNYAKYGSKNPFTSQLSEKELKALKPEQLTALIKSIPTYQHRVLYYGPRRATGQPETVSSKRYDGTAGEISYGLGLTEVLNINHRVPVKLTPVPANKDFAEQPMNSRKVYWVDYNMVQAEILFLSKGPVYDKSIVPTTSLYNEYFGGSMGSIVFQELRESKALAYSASSRFANADKAGRSSYNLSYIGTQSDKLPEAMAGMNSLLNDMPVAEANLQIAKNAIRNSIATERITKADILFSYERAKRLGLDYDLRRDVYEQTPNMSFTDLQKFQQARVKGQNQTILVIGSKDRLNFKELAKYGQLQQLTLKEIFGY, encoded by the coding sequence GTGAAAAAATCCTTTCTGCTTCTTGTTCCAGCGCTGGCGACCCTCGGCCTCACTCAATGCCAAACAAGCAAACCCGCTGCTACTGCCGCTACCACGGCGCCGGCCAGCAGTGCAGCTCCCGCCCAGAAAGAAAAGGAATATAAGTACCAGACCGTAGAGGGCGACCCGCTCAAGGCTCGCATCTACACCCTCGACAACGGCCTCACCGTTTACCTCTCTGATTACGACGACGCGCCTCGGATCCAAACGTATCTGGCGGTGCGGGCGGGCTCCAAAAACGACCCCGCCACGGCCACCGGCCTTGCGCACTATCTAGAGCACATGGTGTTCAAGGGTACTTCCAAGCTCGGAACCCAAAACTGGACCGCTGAGAAGACCGAGCTAGCCAAGATCGAGGCCCTGTACGAGCAGTACCGCAGCCAGCGCAACGACCCCGCCGCCCGCAAGCGCACCTACCACCAAATCGACTCGATTTCCAGCGTCGCGGCCAAGTACGCCGTAGCCAATGAGTACGACAAGGTGATGGGCGCCATCGGAGCCAAAGGCTCTAATGCCTATACTTCCGTTGAGCAGACGGTGTATCAGGAAGACATTCCGAGCAACCAGCTAGAGAAGTGGGCCGCCATCCAGAGCGAACGGCTCGGCGAAATGGTACCTCGCCTTTTCCATACCGAGCTGGAAGCGGTGTATGAAGAAAAGAACCGCGGGCTCGACAACGACTTCAGCAAGGAGTTTGAGGCCTTGTCGGCTACTCTCTTCCAGAAGCACCCGTACGGCACCCAAACCACGATTGGCACCATCGAGCACCTGCAAAACCCGTCTATCACGGAGATTAAGCGGTATTTCGACAAGTACTACGTGCCCAACAACGTGGCACTGTGCTTGAGCGGCGACTTGGACTACGACCAGACCATCCGCATCATCGACCAGTACTTTGGCAAGCTGGCCAACAAGCCAGTACCGGCCTTCGAGGTACCCCAGGAAGCACCCATCACGGCGCCCATCACCAAGGAAATAGTGGGCCCCGACGCCGAAAACGTGATGCTCGGCTTCCGCTTCCCTGGCTCTACCTCCCGCGAGGCGCTGGTGTTGCGCATGATGGACAAGATTTTAACCAATGGGCAGGCCGGGCTGATTGACCTCAACCTCAACCAGCAGCAAAAGGTGTTGCAGGCAGCCTCGTTCACGATGCTCAACAACGACTACAGCGCCCACGTGCTGTACGCCACGCCGCGCCAGGGTCAGAAGCTGGAAGAGGTGCGCGGCCTATTACTCGCGCAGCTCGCCAAAGTGAAGAAGGGTGATTTCCCCGACTGGCTGGTTCCGGCCATCATCAACAACGAGAAACTGCAGCGCACCAAGAGCTACGAAAGCAACGAGTCGCGCGCGGGCGCCTTCGTAGATGCATTTGTAGCGCGCCAAGACTGGAAAGAGTACCTCAAGCAAATCGATGACTTTGCCAGCATCACCAAGGAAGAGGTAATGCGCGTGGCCAACAAGTACTATGGCCCCGGCTACGCCGTGATTTACAAGCGCACTGGCAAGGACCCCAACGCGGTGAAAGTGGTGAAGCCTGCCATTACGCCCGTGCCCGTGAACCGTGAAGTAGCTTCCGACTTCTACAAGCAAGTTACCGGCCTCAGCTCCCCAGAATTGCAGCCGGTGTTCCTTGATTACAAGAAGGACATTCAGGAAACCAAGTTAGCTTCGGGTATTCCGGTGTTCTACACCCACAACACCGAAAACAACCTCTTCAACCTGTACTACGTGCTCGACTTGGGCACCAACAACGATCCTAAGCTAGGCCTCGCCGCCGATTACCTGCAATACCTCGGCACTGATAAGTACACGGCCGAGCAGCTGCAGCAGGAGTTCTACAAGCTCGGTTGCTCGTTTGCGGTAAGCAGCGGCCAGGACCGCATTTTCGTGAGCCTCAGCGGCCTCGATAGCAACATGGAACCAGCGTTGCAGTTGTTCGAAAGTTTGCTGGACGCGCCTAAGCCCGATGCTGCCGCTCTCCGGAACATGGTGGCTGGCGTGCTGAAGTCGCGTCAGGATGCCAAGCTCAACAAGCAAGTGATTCTGAGCCAGGCCATGGTGAACTATGCCAAGTACGGTTCTAAGAATCCCTTCACCAGCCAACTCAGCGAGAAAGAACTAAAGGCCCTGAAACCCGAGCAGCTAACGGCTCTCATCAAGAGCATTCCGACCTATCAGCATCGTGTGCTGTACTATGGGCCGCGCAGAGCAACCGGGCAACCTGAGACTGTATCAAGCAAGCGATATGACGGCACCGCAGGGGAAATTTCGTATGGGTTGGGGTTGACAGAAGTCCTCAACATCAACCACCGCGTACCTGTCAAACTCACGCCGGTACCGGCTAACAAGGACTTTGCGGAGCAACCCATGAACTCACGTAAGGTCTATTGGGTGGACTACAACATGGTGCAGGCGGAAATCCTATTCCTCTCGAAGGGTCCGGTTTACGACAAATCCATTGTACCGACCACTAGCCTTTACAACGAGTACTTCGGGGGTAGCATGGGCAGCATTGTGTTTCAGGAGTTGCGCGAGTCGAAGGCGCTGGCCTACTCGGCTTCCTCGCGTTTTGCCAATGCCGATAAGGCGGGCCGTAGCAGCTACAACCTCAGCTACATCGGCACCCAATCCGACAAGTTGCCGGAGGCTATGGCAGGGATGAACTCCCTACTCAACGATATGCCGGTGGCCGAAGCCAACCTGCAAATTGCCAAGAACGCCATCCGCAACAGTATTGCCACGGAGCGCATCACCAAGGCCGATATCTTGTTCAGCTACGAGCGGGCCAAGCGCCTGGGCCTCGACTACGACCTGCGCCGCGACGTGTATGAGCAAACGCCCAACATGAGCTTCACTGATTTGCAGAAATTCCAGCAGGCCCGCGTGAAAGGCCAGAACCAAACCATTCTGGTTATTGGCTCGAAAGACCGCCTCAATTTCAAGGAGCTAGCCAAATACGGCCAACTCCAACAACTCACGCTGAAAGAGATTTTTGGCTACTGA
- the dnaX gene encoding DNA polymerase III subunit gamma/tau, whose translation MENFVVSARKYRPATFRSVVGQQHVTTTLQNAISSQHLAQAFLFCGPRGVGKTTCARILAKTINCEFVEEHVRKGRTVSELIAAQPDIVPDALLAAPNPDAAPFELEACGKCSSCRAFQENASFNVHELDAASNNSVEDIRSLVEQVRYAPQQGRFKVYIIDEVHMLSNAAFNAFLKTLEEPPSYAIFILATTERHKIIPTILSRCQIFDFNRIRVDDIRGHLRHVATQEHIKAEDDALHLLAQKADGGLRDALSMFDQMVTFSGHDLTYKDVVQNLHILDYEYYFRLVDALLSENLSATLLLLDEIMQNGFDLHNFVVGAAEHLRGLLVCKDPVTVQLLEVSDNIRNRYVQQAQAASLSFLLSALNLVSLCDREFKQAKNQRLHVELTLMKLAYLNGAVQFARDLSAGPAASAANGEAKKKSSVTPPAPTAPAPSNGQPAANGTAEAPAAYGSSAVSARPAPVPAAPKQPVVVDSQLAHAPADPEPIVPIESGVEELHDTPSIEDEAATEVPTTSKLRDTVPHVEIGKPSIAGHEPGQMPVTAAPLPPRPGMPPMGKPLGLTSKLPGLGSLSAMKAQLAEQAAAGKAPVDTEPTGPVTGLPTIDDALLQRVWSELTEERKATSMSEFSVLNRSISADAQHVVRLRVDNPVQEDQFNEFRAAFLGELRRRTGYSRLNVQVEVVEQQSSGRKLYTSSDKLEYLKEKFPMLVEMQQRLGLDADF comes from the coding sequence ATGGAAAATTTCGTTGTTTCGGCCCGTAAATACCGTCCCGCCACGTTTCGCAGTGTGGTTGGACAACAGCACGTCACCACCACGCTGCAAAACGCCATTTCCAGCCAGCATCTGGCCCAGGCGTTTCTGTTTTGCGGCCCACGGGGAGTAGGTAAAACCACCTGCGCCCGGATTCTGGCCAAAACTATCAACTGCGAGTTTGTAGAAGAGCACGTGCGCAAAGGCCGCACGGTTTCCGAGCTGATTGCCGCCCAGCCCGACATCGTGCCCGACGCGCTGCTGGCAGCCCCGAACCCCGATGCTGCGCCGTTCGAGCTGGAAGCCTGCGGCAAATGCTCGTCGTGCCGCGCCTTTCAGGAAAACGCCTCCTTCAACGTGCACGAGCTGGATGCCGCTTCCAACAACTCGGTGGAGGACATCCGCAGCTTGGTGGAGCAGGTGCGCTATGCGCCGCAGCAGGGCCGCTTCAAGGTGTACATCATCGACGAGGTGCACATGCTCTCGAATGCGGCTTTCAACGCCTTCCTTAAAACGCTGGAAGAGCCGCCGAGCTACGCCATTTTCATTCTGGCTACCACCGAGCGGCATAAGATTATCCCCACCATTCTCTCTCGCTGCCAGATCTTCGACTTCAATCGTATTCGGGTGGACGATATTCGGGGGCACCTGCGCCACGTAGCCACGCAAGAGCACATCAAGGCCGAAGACGATGCGCTGCACTTGCTGGCCCAGAAAGCGGACGGTGGTCTGCGCGACGCCCTGAGTATGTTCGACCAGATGGTGACCTTCTCGGGCCACGACCTGACGTACAAGGACGTGGTGCAGAACCTGCACATCCTGGACTACGAGTACTATTTCCGGCTGGTAGATGCGTTGCTAAGCGAGAACCTGTCGGCCACGCTGTTGCTGCTCGATGAAATCATGCAGAACGGCTTCGACCTGCACAACTTTGTGGTGGGCGCGGCCGAGCATTTGCGCGGTTTGCTGGTGTGCAAAGACCCCGTGACGGTACAGCTGCTGGAAGTGTCCGACAACATCCGCAACCGCTACGTGCAGCAGGCGCAGGCGGCGTCGCTGTCGTTTTTGCTGTCAGCACTGAACCTAGTCAGCCTCTGCGACCGGGAGTTCAAGCAAGCCAAAAACCAGCGCCTCCACGTGGAGCTGACCTTGATGAAGCTGGCTTACCTCAACGGCGCAGTGCAGTTTGCGCGCGACTTAAGCGCCGGCCCCGCCGCCTCTGCCGCCAACGGCGAGGCGAAAAAAAAAAGTAGCGTAACCCCGCCCGCCCCTACTGCTCCTGCCCCATCCAACGGCCAACCCGCCGCCAACGGCACCGCTGAAGCGCCGGCAGCATACGGCAGCTCTGCCGTCTCGGCTCGGCCCGCCCCGGTTCCAGCGGCTCCTAAGCAGCCGGTTGTCGTTGACAGCCAACTGGCCCATGCGCCCGCCGACCCGGAGCCGATTGTGCCGATCGAAAGCGGAGTGGAAGAACTGCACGATACGCCCAGCATCGAAGACGAGGCCGCCACGGAAGTACCTACCACGTCCAAGTTGCGCGACACCGTGCCGCACGTCGAAATCGGCAAGCCCAGCATAGCGGGCCACGAGCCGGGCCAGATGCCCGTAACGGCGGCGCCACTACCGCCCCGCCCCGGTATGCCTCCGATGGGCAAACCGCTGGGCCTCACCAGCAAGCTTCCCGGCCTCGGCAGCCTCAGTGCCATGAAGGCGCAGCTCGCCGAGCAAGCGGCGGCCGGTAAAGCACCCGTCGACACCGAGCCCACCGGCCCCGTTACCGGCTTGCCAACCATCGACGACGCCCTGCTCCAACGCGTGTGGAGTGAGCTGACCGAAGAGCGGAAAGCAACCAGCATGAGCGAGTTCAGCGTGCTGAATCGGTCAATTTCGGCCGACGCGCAGCACGTGGTTCGCCTGCGCGTCGACAACCCGGTGCAGGAAGACCAGTTCAACGAGTTCCGGGCCGCTTTCCTGGGCGAACTGCGCCGCCGCACGGGTTACTCACGCCTCAACGTGCAGGTGGAAGTGGTGGAGCAGCAAAGCTCCGGCCGTAAGCTCTACACCTCTTCCGACAAGCTGGAGTACTTAAAAGAGAAGTTTCCTATGCTCGTAGAGATGCAGCAACGGCTAGGGCTGGACGCTGATTTTTAG